One Pseudomonas sp. B21_DOA genomic window, GAGATGTTCCTCAAGCACCTTGAGCTGGCGGCTGACCGCGCCGTGGGTGACGTGCAGCTGTTCGGCAGCCTGACTCACACTGTTCAGTCGGGCGGTGGCCTCGAAGGCGCGCAAGGCATTTAGCGGGGGAAGGTCATGGCTCATGGTATCTGTGAGTTTTCCTGACAGGTTTAGGCGATCTTATCGGTTTTCAGCCTGGAAAGTCAGGGGTAGAGTGGTCGTCATTGTCTTCTGACCGAATCCACCTGGAGCGACCCATGACCCAGACTTCGCACACCTCCGATCTGCGTAACGGCCCCGACGCCAACGGCCTGTTCGGTGCGTTCGGTGGCCGTTATGTAGCGGAAACCCTGATGCCGTTGATCCTCGACCTGGCTCGCGAGTACGAAGCGGCCAAGGAAGATCCGGCCTTCAAAGAAGAATTGGCCTACTTCCAGCGCGACTACGTCGGACGCCCGAGCCCGCTGTATTTCGCTGAGCGCCTGACCGAATTCTGCGGCGGCGCCAAGATCTACCTCAAGCGTGAAGAGCTGAATCACACCGGCGCGCACAAGATCAACAACTGCATCGGCCAGATTCTGCTGGCGCGGCGCATGGGCAAGAAGCGCATCATTGCCGAGACTGGCGCCGGCATGCACGGCGTGGCTACGGCCACCGTTGCTGCGCGTTTCGGTCTGGACTGCGTGATCTACATGGGCACCACCGACATCGAACGTCAGCAGGCCAACGTCTTCCGCATGAAACTGCTCGGCGCTGAAGTGATTCCGGTTGTCGCTGGTACCGGCACCCTGAAAGACGCGATGAACGAAGCCCTGCGCGACTGGGTGACCAACGTCGACAACACCTTCTACCTGATCGGCACCGTAGCCGGCCCACACCCGTATCCAGCAATGGTCCGCGACTTCCAGGCCGTCATCGGCAAGGAAACCCGTGATCAGCTGCAAGCCCAGGAAGGTCGTCTGCCGGACAGCCTGGTGGCGTGCATCGGTGGCGGTTCCAACGCCATGGGCCTGTTCCACCCGTTCCTCGACGACAAAAGCGTGGAAATCATCGGTGTCGAAGCCGCCGGTTACGGCATCGAAACCGGCAAGCACGCGGCCAGCCTGAACGGCGGCGTGCCGGGCGTGCTGCACGGTAACCGCACGTTCCTGCTGCAGGACGACGATGGCCAGATCATCGACGCCCACTCGATTTCAGCCGGCCTCGACTATCCGGGCATCGGCCCTGAACACGCCTGGTTGCATGACATCGGCCGCGTCCAGTACACCTCGGTAACCGACGACGAAGCTCTAGAAGCGTTCCACAAATGCTGCCGTCTGGAAGGGATCATTCCTGCCCTGGAAAGCGCCCACGCTCTGGCCGAAGTGTTCAAACGCGCACCGAAGCTGCCGAAGGATCACCTGATGGTGGTCAACCTCTCGGGCCGCGGTGACAAGGACATGCAAACCGTGATGCACCATATGCAACAGTCGCAGCAGGAGAAACACTGATGAGCCGCCTGCAAACCCGCTTTGCCGACCTCAAGCAACAAAATCGTGCGGCGCTGGTGACCTTTGTCACTGCCGGTGATCCTGACTACGACACTTCGCTGGCAATCCTCAAAGGCCTGCCTGCCGCAGGTGCCGATGTGATCGAACTGGGCATGCCGTTCACCGATCCGATGGCCGATGGCCCGGCGATCCAGTTGGCCAACATTCGCGCGCTGGGCGCCAAGCAGAATCTGGCGAAAACCCTGCAAATGGTTCGCGAGTTCCGTGAAGGCAACAGCGACACGCCGCTGGTGTTGATGGGCTATTTCAACCCGATCCACAAATTCGGCGTCGAGCGCTTCATCGCCGAAGCCAAAGAGGCTGGCGTTGACGGCCTGATCGTGGTCGACATGCCGCCAGAGCACAACGAAGAACTGTGCGACCCGGCGCAGGCTGCCGGTCTGGATTTCATCCGCCTGACCACGCCGACCACTGACGACGCGCGTCTGCCGCGCGTGCTCAACGGCAGTTCCGGTTTTGTCTATTACGTGTCCGTCGCGGGTGTCACCGGTGCCGGTGCAGCGACTCTGGAGCATGTGGAAGAGGCGGTTGCACGTCTGCGTCGGCATACCGACCTGCCGATCAGCATCGGTTTCGGTATCCGAACACCGGAGCAGGCCGCAGCGATCGCGCGTCTGGCTGACGGTGTGGTGGTGGGCTCGGCGTTGATCGATCACATCGCCAGTGCCGATACGCCTGAGCAGGCCATCGATGGCGTGTTGAGTCTGTGTTCGGCGCTGTCCCAAGGCGTGCGCAAGGCTCGCGTCTAAGACCGAAGGAAAACCAAAAGGCTTCAGAACATCGTTCTGAAGCCTTTTTTGTGCTCAGGGCAATTGCAGTCCGCCTGATGCCTTGTGCAGTTTGCGCAGGTGCTCGCCAATCTGTTTGACATTGGCCTCGCTCGCGGCAATCTCGGCGGCGCGCTTGGGTTCGAGCAGTTTGCGCACTTCGGTATCAAGGTCGCCGGACAGCGCCAGCAGCTTCTTCTGGCGCTGACTGCTTTCCGCTTCCAGTCGGCTGAACTCGTTTGGCTGCGGCAGTCCATAACCTTTGGAATCGAGCAGTTCCGCCGGGCGGCTGAGGAAGCCGCTGTTGGCGAGGATCTCCTGCAGCGTCGCGTTGGCTTTGTCCATGCCGCCGTTTTCCAGCTCGCGGGCGCCGAGGTAGCGTTGCTTGACCTCGTCCTGCGCCAGCAACAGCTGCCGGCGAAAACTCGCCTGCTCGAGCAGCAACAGCGCCGCGCTGGTGCGCAGGTCGGCGCGGTCAAACCATTCGCGGCGTTGTTCAGCGCTGAGTGACAGCCAGTCTTCGACAGTGGTCTGCTTGATCGGCAGCTGCTTCTTCAGCACATCGAACATCGCTTGATAGCGATCACGGAACGAGTCGAAGCGGTAGCCCAGGCGTAGCGCTTCTTTCGGATCGTCTAGCACGCTGGTATCGGCCAGACCACGGCCCTTGAGCACTTCGAGCAAGCCGTTGGGCATGATGCTGTCGAGCCCGACAAGCTGGCTGTTATTGCTGCCGCTGCGCAACAGCTTCAAGCCTTCTACCGCGCAGTTGTTGGACAGGAAGAAGTAGTTACCGTCGTAGCTCCAGTGCATCTCGGCGGCATGTTCGACCACGCCTTCGATTTCCTCGCGAGACAGGTTCAGCGGCACCGAAGCGAGGCTGCGCAGCTCGGTTTTGGTGTATTCGTCGATCACTTGCGCCAGCGGCAGCACGAACAGCCGCGACGGGTATTTGCCGACCAGACCATCCCAACTCGACAGCTGCACATCGCCAACGAAGGCGCGATAGGACAACACCAAGTGCTGATCGAGGTCGAGGCGGCAATCCGGGCCACGCGGGCGACCGGGGCGCAGATCACCAGGCGCAGCATGCTGTGGCCCCAGCGGCTGACCCAGTTCTGATTGGCCTCGGCCAGCAGGTAATCGACCGCGTAGACCCGTTCCGGATCGACTTGTCCCAAGGGCTGCTTGGCGAAGTCATTGCCCGCATTGAGAAAGGCGAAGCTCTTGCTGCAGGTGTCCTGTGCTGGCGGCGCCCAGCCGAAATGTTCCTTGTAGTAGCGATACAGCGCCGGGCGGCGGCAGGCGTAGCTCGGGTCGAGGAGGAAGTACTCCATGTTGACCGCAACGAATTCCTTGGGACTGGAGATCTCGTAAAGATCCGGGCTGCGGGCGACCTGGCGATTGTGTTGTTCGCGCTCGCCGCGGCGGCCGACGTATTGCTGCCACCCGGCCAGGTCGAGCAGGCGCGGGTCGTCGCTGATGGTGAAGCGGCGACCGTTCTGCCCGCGACACTCATCGGGAATGCCGATCAGCCCGGCGCTGTTGAAGCGTCGGGAGCAGCGCTGGATCAGCGTGCGTTCGGCGCCTGGCCATAAACGCGCGCGATCATAAATGTGGGTGATTTCGTGCAGCACCGTGGCCAGCAGTTCCTGGCGCACAGTGCCGTGGGGGCGATTGGTTTTCTCTTTCGCCGCGCTGCCATCGGTGAGACCGTCGAGCAGCTTGCGATTCAGATCGAGCTCGGCAACCAGCGTTGCCTGCCCGTAAGCGTTGGCAGGCATGTCATCGGTCCAGCCGACGTCGATGCGCCGATCCAGCCGCTCGATGAAGCTCGGCGGCAGTTTCGCCATGGCTTCATCGATCAGCGCCTGACTGGCCTGTACTTGAGCCGGGCTCAAACCCTCGGTCTTGAGCCGCAATTGCAGGCCGGCGTGGGCGCTGTTGCCAAGCAGCAACAACGCTCCGGCCAGCAGCCAGGCGCCAACGGACCTCACAGTGCGAGGATTGCTTCGGCGAGTACCTGATCGCTGGCGTCGCGTGCTTCCGGCACGCGGGTACGCAAGGTGTTGAGGGCGGCTTCGAGGTGCGCGCCACGGATGTCACCGTTGCTGGCGACGAAACTGGCGGCGTCGTCGTGGGCTTCGCGGATGATTTTCGAATCGCGAATCGACGTGGTGGTATCGGAGGTGAAATCGATGGTGCGCTGGGAGGCACGAACGATGATGTTACTGGTGGCTACCAGGGTGTGCGCCTGGGCCACATCGGCCAACACAAACAGGCCAAGGGCGGCAGCAATCAGCGGGCTACGCATGGAACGACTCCGGAAGGACAAGGATAACTATTGGACGAGAATTGCCTCTGCCAGTTCAAGGTCGCTGGCATGAAGTTTCGGCCGGGTTTTGCGCAGGTAATGCAGCGCGGATTCCAGCCGTGCGCCTCGCCATTCACCTTCACTGGCAACAAAGGCAGCCGCGTCATCATGGGCGGCGAGCAGCAGTTTACGGTCGAACGGCGCAGAAGACACCATGCTGGTGGCGTAACCGCTGACAACCGTGCCTTGGGTCGACGCATTGAAAGCATCGAAGGCGTTGGCAGACATCGCCCAGCAGGCAGCGAATAAAGTAGAAGAGATGAGCAGAGTTGGAAGAAAGCGCATGGGACTCGACAACTGTTGACGAGCCTGAAGGCTAGCGCAAAAGCCCGGGCCAGAGCCAGCATTGAAACATCGGGACACGGCTGCCGTGTCCCGCAATACCGCAAGCGATCAGAGGGTCAGAATGGCCTGAGCCAATTGGGCATCGGTGGCATTGAGTTGTGGCGCCTGATGGCGGATGTGCTCAAACGCGCTTTCCAGCTTCACCCCACGGATATCGCCTTCGCTCGCCACGAAGCTGGCGGCATCGTCGCGTGCGGCGAGGACGATCTTGTCGTCACGGAACGAGGAGGTCACATCGGAAGTGGCATCGGAAGAGGCTTTCAGCGCGCCGACGATCGAGTCGGTGGTCACGATGAAGCTGGTAGCGCTGGCGTTGGCAGCCACGGCCAGCAGGGCAGCGGCACTGAGCAGGCGAAGACGGGTCATGATGGAACTCCTTTGGATAAACCGTAGTGAGAGGTGGCTCGGTATCTGAGGAGTCAGACGCCTGTTGCGCAACGTTCGCCACGTTCTGCAGGGATATTAGGCTGGCAAATGCGGTTCGCCCAGTGGTGGCCAGTGATACTCCAAAGGTTCTGGATGACTGTACTGGCGTCATACGAGAATTCGAAAATTGTACCTGTGCTCATTCAGTTATGCGTTTTAGAGCATTCAAAGCCCCTGAAGCGACAAAACCCGTCGTGGTTTCCCACGACGGGTTCTGCTTGTGCAATTCGGGTTGCTGGCGGTGGGTCTGAAGACCAGAGCCAGCGACGCTGCTTAGCGCCAGAATGGCTTGCTCAGCTCTTCGTAGCGTTGTGCTTCGCTGATACCGGCATCAGCCAGCAGACGCGAATCCAGACGGGCCAGTTGATGGCGGCTGGAGATGCGGCGCTGCCACAACATCAGATTGGCGATAACGCGCAGAGGCAGGGAAGCCTGGGTGTTTACAGCTTTGTCTTCGAAGAACAGTTCGGAACTGAGTGTACGTTCCATGGTTGACATCCTTCCGCTTGTGGCGGGATCAGGTAGTGGTTTGACTGGTGCCCATGATCCTCTCGTTTGGATAGTCTCTGTAGATACAGTTCATTTGTATTGTGAGTGAGCAGTTAACTGTTTATGCATGGTGTACGGGTCGAAATTGGGCAAACTGTACCTGTCTGCACTCGGTTGGTGCATTTCGGCTCGTATCTGGGGATTTAGTAGGACTTTGCTGTAGGAAAAGACCGGTACAGCAGTACAGTTTTTTGCGATCCTGCTTCTCGCGCACACCCACCGAGGCAAAACTGTGTTTGCCTCGGTGATTATCTGTGTGAATCACACCGCCAGCATGCGCCCGGTTTCTTCCAGGTTCATATGCCAGCTCAGTGCTTCGCGCAGAATGTGCGGGGTATGACCGCCGATTGCACAGGCAGCGCTGAAGTAGTCATTCAGTGCCTGGCGAAAGTCTGGATGCACGCAGTTGTCGATGATCACTCGTGCACGCTCCCGTGGCGCCAGGCCACGCAGGTCGGCGAGGCCGACTTCGGTCACCAGGATGTCGACGTCATGCTCGGTATGGTCGACGTGGCTGACCATCGGCACCACGCTGGAAATCGCGCCACCCTTGGCGATCGACTTGGTCACGAATACCGCCAGATGCGCATTGCGCGCGAAGTCGCCGGAGCCGCCGATGCCGTTCATCATCCGCGTGCCGCAGACATGGGTGGAGTTGACGTTGCCGTAGATATCGAACTCCAGCGCGGTGTTGATGCCGATGATGCCCAGACGGCGCACCACTTCCGGGTGATTGGAGATCTCCTGCGGCCGCAGAATCAGTTTGTCCTTGTACTTCTCCAGGTTGCCGAACACGTCGCTGTTGCGCCGCTCGGACAGGGTGATCGAACTGCCCGAGGCAAAGCTCAGCTTGCCGGCATCGATCAGGTCGAAAGTCGAATCCTGGAGCACTTCCGAGTACATGGTCAGGTCTTCGAACGGCGAGTCGATCAAGCCGCACATCACCGCGTTGGCGATGTTGCCAATGCCGGCCTGCAGTGGGCCAAGCTTGTTGGTCATGCGCCCGGCCGCAACTTCCTGCTTGAAGAAGGTGATCAGGTGTTCGGCGATAGCGTTGGTATCAACGTCCGGTACCGACACTGTAGACGGCGAGTCCGACTGCTGAATGATGACAATCGCGACGATCTTCTCCGGCGGAATCGGAATTGCCGCGCTGCCGATGCGATCGTCGACTTTCACCAGCGGGATTGGCGTGCGCGTCGGGCGGTACGTCGGGATATAGATGTCGTGCAGGCCTTCGAGGTTGGCGTTGTGGGCCAGGTTGATCTCGACGATCACTTGTTTGGCGAAGATCGCGAAGCTGGCCGAGTTGCCCACCGAAGTGGTTGGCACGATGTGGCCTTGTTCGGTGATGGCGACTGCCTCAATGACGGCAATGTCCGGCAGCTTTAATTGCTGGTTGCGCAACTGCTCTACCGTTTCCGAGAGATGCTGGTCAATGAACATCACTTCGCCGGCGTTGATTGCCTTGCGCAACGTGCTGTCGACCTGAAACGGCATGCGCCGCGACAGCACGCCGGCCTCGGTCAGTTGCTTGTCGAGGTCGTTGCCCAGGCTGGCGCCGGTCATCAGGCTGATCTTCAGCGGCGTGACCTTGGCGCGCTCGGCCAGTGCGTGGGGAACGGCCTTGGCTTCGCCGGCGCGGGTGAAACCGCTCATGCCGACGGTCATGCCGTCCTCAATCAGAGCGGCAGCGTCGGCAGCGCTCATCACTTTATCCAACAACGAAGGCAGGCGAATACGGTCACGGTACATGGATTATTATCTCGGGCAACGAGTAGCAGGATGCGCAGTCTAGTGAATTTGGCCGGCGCCTGTCCCGCTACCAAGGTCGCAAACGAGGCCTCTATTTCGCGGGTTTGCAGTAAAACACCGTTACCGGATCTGCAACAACGCGGCAAATTGTCCAGCGTCTGGCGCAACCAAAAACGCCCCGACAGGTCGGGGCGTTCGCTATTGCAGCGGTGAATTACTCGACCGATTTGACCATATCTTCGATGACTTTCTTCGCATCGCCGAAGACCATCATGGTCTTGTCCAGATAGAACAGTTCGTTGTCCAGGCCGGCGTAGCCGCTGGCCATCGAGCGCTTGTTGACGATGATGGTCTTGGCTTTGAACGCTTCGAGAATCGGCATACCGGCAATCGGTGACTTCGGATCGTTCTTCGCGGCCGGGTTGACCACGTCGTTTGCGCCGAGCACCAGCACCACGTCGGCCTGGCCGAATTCGGAGTTGATGTCTTCCATCTCGAACACCTGGTCGTAAGGCACTTCGGCCTCGGCGAGCAGGACGTTCATGTGCCCAGGCATGCGACCGGCAACCGGGTGGATCGCGTACTTCACGGTTACGCCGCGATGGGTCAGCTTCTCGGTCAGTTCCTTCAGCGCGTGTTGTGCACGGGCCACTGCCAGGCCGTAACCCGGGACGATGATCACGGTGTCGGCGTTGGTCAGCAGGAAGGTTGCATCATCAGCCGAGCCGGATTTCACCGGACGGGCTTCCTGCGCACCAGCGGGACCTGCATCGGCTGTATTGCCGAAACCGCCGAGCAGCACATTAAAGAAGGAACGGTTCATCGCCTTGCACATGATGTACGAGAGAATCGCGCCGCTCGAACCCACCAGCGAGCCGGCAATGATCAGCATCGAGTTGTTCAGCGAGAAACCGATGCCCGCCGCCGCCCAGCCGGAATAGCTGTTGAGCATCGACACCACCACCGGCATGTCGGCGCCGCCGATCGGGATGATGATCAGCACGCCCATCACGAACGCCAGCGCCAGCATCAGTGCGAACGCCGTAAGGTTGCCGGTGAACATGAAGGTCAGGCCGAGCACCAGCGTAGCCAGACCCAGAATCGCATTGAGCTTGTGCTGACCGGCGAACTGTACCGGCGCGCCCTGGAACAGGCGGAACTTGTACTTGCCCGAGAGCTTGCCGAAGGCAATCACCGAACCGGAGAAGGTGATCGCACCGATCGCAGCGCCGAGGAACAGCTCCAGACGGTTGCCCGCCGGGATCGCATCGCCCAGCTGTTTAACGATACCCAACGACTGCGGCTCAACTACCGCCGCAATGGCAATGAACACCGCCGCGAGGCCGATCATGCTGTGCATGAACGCTACCAGTTCCGGCATCTTGGTCATTTCAACGCGCTTGGCCATGATCGAACCGGCGGTGCCGCCGACCAGCAGACCAACGATGACATAACCGATACCAGCCGTAGCCAGCTCAGCGCCCAACTTATAGATGAGGCCGACCGTGGTGATGATAGCCAACGCCATGCCAAGCATGCCGAACAGGTCGCCGCGCCGCGAAGTGGTCGGGTGCGAAAGGCCTTTGAGTGCCTGGATAAAGCAGATCGACGCGATCAGGTAGAGCGTCGTGACGAGATTCATGCTCATTACTTCGGCGCCTCTTCTTTTGCTTTCGGGGCTTTCTTCTTGAACATCTCAAGCATGCGGCGGGTGACCAGGAAGCCACCGAACACATTGACCGCCGCCAGTGCCACAGCCAGCGTGCCCATGGTCTTGCCCAGCGGCGTGACGGTCAGTGCGGCCGCGAGCATGGCACCGACTATCACGATCGCGGAAATGGCATTGGTCACCGCCATCAACGGCGTGTGCAGCGCAGGCGTAACGTTCCAGACCACGTGGTAACCGACATAAATCGCCAGCACGAAGATGATCAGGTTGTAGATACCGGGGAGATAAGCTCTTCCATCGTCTGAATCCCTGCTTAGGCGTTTTTGCGGATGACTTGGCCGTCGCGGCACATCAGGCACGCGGCGACGATGTCGTCTTCGAGGTTGACGTCGAACTGGCCTTCCTTGGTGAACACCAGCTTGAGGAAGTCCAGCAGGTTGCGTGCGTACAGCGCCGAAGCATCGGCAGCGACTTCACCGGCGAGGTTGGTCGGGCCGACGATGGTCACACCGTTTTCCACAACGACCTGATCGGCGACGGTCAGTGGGCAGTTGCCACCCTGGGCGGCGGCAAGGTCGATGACCACCGAGCCCGGTTTCATCTGCGCCACGGTCTCGGCGCTCAGCAGCGTCGGCGCCTTGCGGCCCGGAATCAGCGCGGTGGTGATGACGATATCGGCCTGCTTGGCGCGATCGTGCACAGCCTGGGCCTGACGCTGCATCCAGCTCGCCGGCATGGGCCGCGCGTAACCGCCGACACCGACGGCACATTCGCGCTCTTCATCGGTCTCGTACGGCACGTCGACGAACTTGGCGCCGAGGGATTCGATCTGTTCCTTAACGGCTGGGCGTACGTCAGACGCTTCGATCACCGCACCCAGACGTTTCGCCGTGGCAATCGCCTGCAGACCGGCCACACCCGCGCCGAGAATCAGCACGCGCGCCGCTTTCACGGTGCCCGCAGCAGTCATCAGCATCGGCATGAAGCGTGGGTAATAGTGAGCGGCGAGTAGCACCGCTTTATAACCGGCGATGTTCGCTTGCGACGACAACACATCAAGGCTCTGCGCCCGCGAGGTACGCGGCGCCGCTTCGAGGGCGAACGCGGTAATGCCGCACTCAGCCATCTTCGCGATGGTCTCGTTGTTGAATGGGTTGAGCATACCCACCAGCACCGCACCGCGCTTGATCAGCGTCAGTTCGGCATCGCTTGGCGCGACCACTTTGAGTATCAGCTCGGCGCCAAACGCATCATTGGCGCTGCCAATGCTTGCGCCGGCCGCTTCATAGGCACTGTCAACAACACTGGCTTTGACGCCGGCGCCGCTTTGTACAGTGACCTTATGGCCTTGGCTGATCAGCTTCTTGATGGTTTCCGGGGTTGCAGCAACCCGTGTTTCACCGGTCTGGGTTTCGAGAGGAACACCAATGTGCACGTCAAATCTCCTGCGTGATCTTATTGAGTAAACCCATGCACTACGGATGGTGCGACTGGGGCGGCCGATCAGCACGATCCCGCCGAATCAGGGCGGGGCGCGGCATTTTGCAGGCGAACTTTATGCCCTTCAAGGGATTATGACGGGTGACGGAAAATTAACTACAAGTCATGCCGTGACCGAATGTCGCAGATGGCCAGGTGAACCCCTTGCAGACCGTGCCCTGCAAGGATTCTGGCTGAATTTAGAAAAATTTCGCATCGGTGGCGTGAATAGGCAGCAATGAGTCGCCATTTGAGGCTCAAAGCCACGTGTTTGGCAGCTTGTGGGACGTCTGTACGACTTTCGGATACAGTCTGCGCGAAAGCGACAAATAGTTATATCTGTAGGGCTTTGGTTTTTCTGACTACGGGGTTAAGTATTGCGCAAAGCCTTTATTCTTCTAGGCTGTAGCTCTGCGCTTGATTTACCAGCCAGTCGCGAAATGCCTTCAGCGATGCCGATTCGACCTTTCGCTCCGGAATCATCAGATAATAGGCCTTGATGCTGGAGAGCGCTTGAGGGTTGGCAACCACCAGCCGTTTCTCTGCCAGCTCGCGCTGGATCAGAAACGGCGGAATCAGCGCGACGCCCATGTCGTGCATGGCTGCCTGGGCGAGCATGGAGAATAGCTCGTAGCGTGGACCTGTCATGTCGCGAGGGATATTCAGTTGCTGCGAGTTGAACCATTGGCGCCAAGCGTAGGGTCGGGTGGTCTGCTGCAGCAGCGGTAGCTCGGCGATGGCTTGCGCTGTCGGTTGCTTGCGATCGCCGAGTAGGGCGGGGCTGCACACCGGCATCGGATTCTCGCCCATCAATCTGTGGGATTCGGTACCCGACCAATCGGCATCACCGAAGTAGATCGCGGCATCGAATTGGGTGTCGGCAAACAGGAATGGCCGGGTGCGGTTGGTCAGATTGACGGTCACTTCCGGGTGCTTGAGCTGGAAATCCTTGAGGCGTGGCAGCAACCACTGCGTGCCGAAAGTCGGCACCACGGCGAGCTCGATAACGTTGGTGCCCTGCTGGCCCATCACCGAGAGGGTATCGCGCTCCACTGCATCGAGCTGAGTCGCCACCCGGCGGCTGTAGGAAAGTCCCGCTTCCGTCAGCTTCACCCCTCGTCGCGAACGCCGGAACAGTTGCACACT contains:
- a CDS encoding acetyl-CoA hydrolase/transferase family protein, translating into MYRDRIRLPSLLDKVMSAADAAALIEDGMTVGMSGFTRAGEAKAVPHALAERAKVTPLKISLMTGASLGNDLDKQLTEAGVLSRRMPFQVDSTLRKAINAGEVMFIDQHLSETVEQLRNQQLKLPDIAVIEAVAITEQGHIVPTTSVGNSASFAIFAKQVIVEINLAHNANLEGLHDIYIPTYRPTRTPIPLVKVDDRIGSAAIPIPPEKIVAIVIIQQSDSPSTVSVPDVDTNAIAEHLITFFKQEVAAGRMTNKLGPLQAGIGNIANAVMCGLIDSPFEDLTMYSEVLQDSTFDLIDAGKLSFASGSSITLSERRNSDVFGNLEKYKDKLILRPQEISNHPEVVRRLGIIGINTALEFDIYGNVNSTHVCGTRMMNGIGGSGDFARNAHLAVFVTKSIAKGGAISSVVPMVSHVDHTEHDVDILVTEVGLADLRGLAPRERARVIIDNCVHPDFRQALNDYFSAACAIGGHTPHILREALSWHMNLEETGRMLAV
- a CDS encoding Re/Si-specific NAD(P)(+) transhydrogenase subunit alpha → MHIGVPLETQTGETRVAATPETIKKLISQGHKVTVQSGAGVKASVVDSAYEAAGASIGSANDAFGAELILKVVAPSDAELTLIKRGAVLVGMLNPFNNETIAKMAECGITAFALEAAPRTSRAQSLDVLSSQANIAGYKAVLLAAHYYPRFMPMLMTAAGTVKAARVLILGAGVAGLQAIATAKRLGAVIEASDVRPAVKEQIESLGAKFVDVPYETDEERECAVGVGGYARPMPASWMQRQAQAVHDRAKQADIVITTALIPGRKAPTLLSAETVAQMKPGSVVIDLAAAQGGNCPLTVADQVVVENGVTIVGPTNLAGEVAADASALYARNLLDFLKLVFTKEGQFDVNLEDDIVAACLMCRDGQVIRKNA
- a CDS encoding LysR family transcriptional regulator, yielding MRRKIPSTAALISFEAAARHESFTRAAEELSLTQGAICRQIANLEEFLSVQLFRRSRRGVKLTEAGLSYSRRVATQLDAVERDTLSVMGQQGTNVIELAVVPTFGTQWLLPRLKDFQLKHPEVTVNLTNRTRPFLFADTQFDAAIYFGDADWSGTESHRLMGENPMPVCSPALLGDRKQPTAQAIAELPLLQQTTRPYAWRQWFNSQQLNIPRDMTGPRYELFSMLAQAAMHDMGVALIPPFLIQRELAEKRLVVANPQALSSIKAYYLMIPERKVESASLKAFRDWLVNQAQSYSLEE
- a CDS encoding DUF2388 domain-containing protein, producing MRFLPTLLISSTLFAACWAMSANAFDAFNASTQGTVVSGYATSMVSSAPFDRKLLLAAHDDAAAFVASEGEWRGARLESALHYLRKTRPKLHASDLELAEAILVQ
- a CDS encoding DUF2388 domain-containing protein, with the protein product MRSPLIAAALGLFVLADVAQAHTLVATSNIIVRASQRTIDFTSDTTTSIRDSKIIREAHDDAASFVASNGDIRGAHLEAALNTLRTRVPEARDASDQVLAEAILAL
- a CDS encoding DUF1127 domain-containing protein, producing MERTLSSELFFEDKAVNTQASLPLRVIANLMLWQRRISSRHQLARLDSRLLADAGISEAQRYEELSKPFWR
- a CDS encoding NAD(P)(+) transhydrogenase (Re/Si-specific) subunit beta, translated to MSMNLVTTLYLIASICFIQALKGLSHPTTSRRGDLFGMLGMALAIITTVGLIYKLGAELATAGIGYVIVGLLVGGTAGSIMAKRVEMTKMPELVAFMHSMIGLAAVFIAIAAVVEPQSLGIVKQLGDAIPAGNRLELFLGAAIGAITFSGSVIAFGKLSGKYKFRLFQGAPVQFAGQHKLNAILGLATLVLGLTFMFTGNLTAFALMLALAFVMGVLIIIPIGGADMPVVVSMLNSYSGWAAAGIGFSLNNSMLIIAGSLVGSSGAILSYIMCKAMNRSFFNVLLGGFGNTADAGPAGAQEARPVKSGSADDATFLLTNADTVIIVPGYGLAVARAQHALKELTEKLTHRGVTVKYAIHPVAGRMPGHMNVLLAEAEVPYDQVFEMEDINSEFGQADVVLVLGANDVVNPAAKNDPKSPIAGMPILEAFKAKTIIVNKRSMASGYAGLDNELFYLDKTMMVFGDAKKVIEDMVKSVE
- a CDS encoding DUF2388 domain-containing protein: MTRLRLLSAAALLAVAANASATSFIVTTDSIVGALKASSDATSDVTSSFRDDKIVLAARDDAASFVASEGDIRGVKLESAFEHIRHQAPQLNATDAQLAQAILTL
- the trpA gene encoding tryptophan synthase subunit alpha, which translates into the protein MSRLQTRFADLKQQNRAALVTFVTAGDPDYDTSLAILKGLPAAGADVIELGMPFTDPMADGPAIQLANIRALGAKQNLAKTLQMVREFREGNSDTPLVLMGYFNPIHKFGVERFIAEAKEAGVDGLIVVDMPPEHNEELCDPAQAAGLDFIRLTTPTTDDARLPRVLNGSSGFVYYVSVAGVTGAGAATLEHVEEAVARLRRHTDLPISIGFGIRTPEQAAAIARLADGVVVGSALIDHIASADTPEQAIDGVLSLCSALSQGVRKARV
- the trpB gene encoding tryptophan synthase subunit beta, giving the protein MTQTSHTSDLRNGPDANGLFGAFGGRYVAETLMPLILDLAREYEAAKEDPAFKEELAYFQRDYVGRPSPLYFAERLTEFCGGAKIYLKREELNHTGAHKINNCIGQILLARRMGKKRIIAETGAGMHGVATATVAARFGLDCVIYMGTTDIERQQANVFRMKLLGAEVIPVVAGTGTLKDAMNEALRDWVTNVDNTFYLIGTVAGPHPYPAMVRDFQAVIGKETRDQLQAQEGRLPDSLVACIGGGSNAMGLFHPFLDDKSVEIIGVEAAGYGIETGKHAASLNGGVPGVLHGNRTFLLQDDDGQIIDAHSISAGLDYPGIGPEHAWLHDIGRVQYTSVTDDEALEAFHKCCRLEGIIPALESAHALAEVFKRAPKLPKDHLMVVNLSGRGDKDMQTVMHHMQQSQQEKH